In Actinomycetota bacterium, a single genomic region encodes these proteins:
- a CDS encoding PadR family transcriptional regulator has protein sequence MARRGEVLEFAILGLLQESPLHGYELRKRVNVVLGPLRAISYGSLYPALKALTARGLIAEDTETGEGAPALSGKRARIVYLLTADGKEHLSELLDDSGPQAWEDEHFDVHLAFFSRTAADVRLRILQGRRTRLEERLVPLRQALGRGRERLDTYTLQLQQHGLEGVEREVRWLTELIEHERRDAERR, from the coding sequence ATGGCGCGGCGCGGGGAGGTCCTCGAGTTCGCGATCCTGGGTCTCCTGCAGGAGTCGCCGCTGCACGGCTACGAGCTGCGCAAGCGGGTCAACGTCGTGCTGGGACCGCTGCGCGCGATCTCGTACGGCTCGCTGTATCCGGCGCTGAAGGCGCTGACCGCGCGCGGTCTCATCGCCGAGGACACCGAAACCGGCGAGGGCGCGCCAGCGCTGTCGGGCAAGCGGGCCCGCATCGTGTACCTGCTGACCGCCGACGGCAAGGAACACCTGAGCGAGCTGCTGGACGACTCCGGGCCGCAAGCCTGGGAGGACGAGCACTTCGACGTCCATCTGGCGTTCTTCTCCCGCACCGCGGCGGACGTCCGGCTGCGGATCCTGCAGGGCCGTCGTACCCGGCTGGAGGAGCGCCTGGTGCCGTTGCGGCAGGCCCTCGGCCGCGGCCGCGAACGGCTGGACACCTACACGTTGCAGCTGCAACAGCACGGCCTGGAGGGGGTCGAGCGCGAGGTGCGCTGGCTCACCGAACTGATCGAGCACGAGCGGCGCGACGCCGAACGCCGCTGA
- a CDS encoding inositol-3-phosphate synthase yields the protein MGSVRVAIVGVGNCAASLVQGVEYYKDASAHERVPGLMHVQFGDYHVRDVQFVAAFDVDAKKVGQDLAHAIGASENNTIRICDVPPTGVTVARGHTLDGLGLYYRETIEESTEPPVDVVAALREAQADVLVCYLPVGSEDAARFYAQCALDAGVAFVNALPVFIAGTPEWAQKFTDARLPIVGDDIKSQVGATITHRVLARLFEERGVVLERTMQLNVGGNMDFKNMLERDRLESKKISKTQAVTSQVDRDLGKRNVHIGPSDYVAWLDDRKWAYVRLEGRAFGDVPLNLEYKLEVWDSPNSAGVIIDAVRAAKIGLDRGIGGPLLSASSYFMKSPPEQYSDEAARQAVEAFIAGTVER from the coding sequence ATGGGTTCCGTACGCGTCGCGATCGTGGGCGTGGGCAACTGCGCCGCGTCCCTGGTCCAGGGAGTCGAGTACTACAAGGACGCCTCCGCCCACGAGCGGGTGCCGGGGCTCATGCACGTGCAGTTCGGCGACTACCACGTGCGCGACGTGCAGTTCGTCGCGGCGTTCGACGTCGACGCCAAGAAGGTCGGCCAGGACCTCGCGCACGCGATCGGGGCGAGCGAGAACAACACGATCCGGATCTGCGACGTGCCGCCGACCGGCGTGACGGTCGCCCGCGGCCACACCCTCGACGGGCTGGGCCTGTACTACCGGGAGACCATCGAGGAGAGCACCGAGCCGCCGGTCGACGTGGTCGCGGCGCTGCGGGAGGCGCAGGCCGACGTCCTGGTCTGCTACCTGCCCGTCGGGTCCGAGGACGCCGCCCGGTTCTACGCGCAGTGCGCCCTGGACGCCGGGGTCGCCTTCGTCAACGCGCTGCCCGTCTTCATCGCCGGTACTCCGGAGTGGGCGCAGAAGTTCACCGACGCCCGGCTGCCGATCGTCGGCGACGACATCAAGTCGCAGGTGGGCGCCACGATCACCCACCGCGTGCTCGCCCGCCTGTTCGAGGAGCGCGGCGTGGTCCTGGAGCGCACGATGCAGCTCAACGTCGGCGGCAACATGGACTTCAAGAACATGCTCGAGCGCGACCGGCTGGAGTCGAAGAAGATCTCCAAGACGCAGGCGGTCACGTCGCAGGTCGACCGCGACCTGGGCAAGCGCAACGTGCACATCGGACCCAGCGACTACGTCGCGTGGCTCGACGACCGCAAGTGGGCCTACGTCCGGCTGGAGGGCCGGGCGTTCGGCGACGTCCCGCTGAACCTCGAATACAAGCTCGAGGTGTGGGACTCGCCGAACTCCGCCGGCGTCATCATCGACGCGGTCCGGGCCGCCAAGATCGGCCTGGACCGTGGCATCGGCGGCCCCCTGCTGTCCGCTTCGTCGTACTTCATGAAGTCCCCGCCCGAGCAGTACAGCGACGAGGCGGCCCGGCAGGCCGTCGAGGCGTTCATCGCCGGAACGGTCGAGCGCTGA